Proteins encoded together in one Oreochromis aureus strain Israel breed Guangdong linkage group 23, ZZ_aureus, whole genome shotgun sequence window:
- the LOC116326993 gene encoding protein downstream neighbor of son homolog encodes MSEHFGYSPSFKRPAEILRMRRKRARSEAGAGSTDSPEQSGSSPTCVRTFSPEPLSGAQNHFGVGIKRRNPFAKIENTYSPKKKRLTFNDASCNTENSDSSGIANNERDEESSKREGTLDLDLSFRLDEAQEQEYRQASSQKSGSLSESDVLLEEEPEDIKNPLLKSPQATAPTAVAAPVCTQYPADWSLKTRLLLTSPVSLSWAEQLKAQEEAQGLSQHCRAQFSPLPHSPQDPRSCSELRCAFQQSLVYWQHPSIPWLSLFPRINAERSFFGKSAPWAHDATLQQSLMTEWSVSLSSLYSLLKARLCPYFYLCSYQFTVLFRAAGLGGSSSITAFISPTTRGLREAMKAEGIEFSLPLLEEERRCREAQKPTVHQEEEQKEQEVTCSKLRDTVDGEEHDGDDRDEDSTLSWLKEMGVQDKIKKPDLHTLQLHKEGHVMSLDHKPESLICVEGLHTFTLINFFINWKGVVASSGSQAGLPPTLLAPSAFRGATMHTLKSRCVNVRSQVGSSYQNLSSLEITGPVLPSSLHAILTLLRPAQKGNFSAALYTHTPTAVMNIHSTKQQVSEASVELSSCGLHPASIQQLQQPSTLGKTALTHITMNNYSYTWKN; translated from the exons ATGTCGGAACACTTTGGATACTCACCCAGCTTCAAGCGGCCTGCGGAAATTTTGCGAATGAGGCGCAAAAGAGCCCGAAGCGAAGCCGGGGCCGGGTCCACAGACAGCCCCGAACAAAGCGGCTCCTCTCCGACGTGCGTACGGACTTTCTCCCCCGAACCGCTCTCCGGCGCCCAGAACCATTTCGGGGTTGGAATAAAACGCAGGAACCCGTTCGCAAAAATAGAAAACACTTACAGTCCTAAGAAGAAACGTCTAACTTTTAACGACGCCAGCTGTAACACCGAAAACTCCGATAGCTCCGGGATCGCAAACAATGAGAGAGATGAAGAATCATCGAAGAGAGAAGGCACGCTAGATCTGGATCTCAGCTTCAGGCTCGATGAGGCACAAGAACAGGAATACCGACAAGCTTCCAGCCAG AAATCTGGATCTCTGTCTGAGAGTGATGTGTTGTTGGAAGAAGAACCGGAGGATATTAAAAACCCACTGCTGAAG AGCCCCCAAgccactgctcccactgccgtAGCAGCTCCTGTGTGCACCCAGTATCCAGCAGACTGGAGCCTAAAGACTCGTCTCCTCCTGACCTCTCCGGTCTCCCTTTCATGGGCAGAGCAGCTCAAGGCTCAGGAGGAAGCTCAGGGGCTCAGCCAGCACTGCAGGGCACAGTTCAGTCCCCTGCCACACAGTCCACAG GATCCCAGGTCCTGCTCAGAGCTACGTTGTGCCTTCCAGCAAAGCCTGGTCTACTGGCAGCATCCCTCCATACCCTGGCTGTCCCTGTTCCCTAGGATCAACGCTGAAAGGAGCTTCTTTGGCAAGAGCGCCCCCTGGGCTCATGATGCAACGCTACAGCAGAGTCTCATGACAGAATG GTCCGTCAGTCTGTCATCTCTCTACAGTCTATTAAAGGCTAGACTGTGTCCATACTTCTACCTCTGTTCCTATCAG TTCACAGTGTTGTTCCGGGCAGCGGGTCTTGGTGGATCCAGCAGCATCACTGCTTTCATTTCCCCCACAACCAGGGGCCTTAGAGAGGCAATGAAGGCTGAAG GTATAGAGTTCAGCCTCCCTCTGctggaggaagagaggaggtgCAGGGAGGCACAGAAGCCGACCGTTCACCAAGAGGAGGAGCAGAAGGAACAAGAGGTCAC GTGCTCCAAGCTGAGAGATACAGTTGATGGAGAAGAGCATGATGGAGACGACAGAGATGAAGACAGCACTTTGTCTTGGCTGAAGGAGATGGGAGTCCAGGACAAAATCAAGAAGCCAGACCTCCACACCCTACAGCT TCATAAGGAGGGCCACGTCATGTCTCTGGACCATAAGCCTGAGTCTCTGATATGTGTGGAAGGACTTCACACTTTCACTCTCATCAACTTCTTCATCAACTGGAAGGGTGTGGTTGCTTCGTCCGGCTCCCAGGCGGGGTTACCGCCCACACTCTTGGCTCCCAGTGCTTTTAGAGGAGCTACAATGCACACTCTGAAG AGCCGTTGTGTGAACGTGAGAAGTCAAGTTGGCTCTTCCTACCAGAACCTCAGCAGTCTGGAGATCACAG GACCTGTCCTCCCCTCGTCTCTCCATGCTATCCTAACTTTACTTCGGCCTGCACAGAAAGGAAACTTCTCAGCTGCGCTTTACACACATACTCCTACCGCGGTTATGAACATACACAGCACCAAGcaacag GTTAGTGAGGCCTCGGTAGAACTGTCCTCTTGTGGTCTCCATCCTGCTTCcatccagcagctgcagcagccttcCACCCTGGGAAAGACAGCCCTGACACACATCACCATGAACAACTACAGCTACACATGGAAGAACTAA